The following are encoded in a window of Cottoperca gobio chromosome 20, fCotGob3.1, whole genome shotgun sequence genomic DNA:
- the LOC115025324 gene encoding myosin-6-like, translating into MSCDALMAEFGPAASFLRKSDMERLEAQTRVFDIKRECFVPDPEVEYVKAKVTIRDGNKVTVETEFGKTVVHKEEDIHPQNPPKFDKIEDMAMFTFLHEPAVLFNLKERYAAWMIYTYSGLFCVTVNPYKRLPVYDQAVVNAYRGKKRSEAPPHIYSISDNAYQYMLSDRENQSVLITGESGAGKTVNTKRVIQYFASIAAVSGKKDAAQEKKGTLEDQIIQANPALEAFGNAKTIRNDNSSRFGKFIRIHFGVSGKLSSADIETYLLEKSRVTYQLKAERDYHIFYQILSQKKPELLDMLLISNNPYDYPFISQGETTVASIDDAEELMATDEAFDVLGFTQEEKNGIYKMTGAVMHHGNMKFKQKQREEQAEPDGTEDTDKIAYLMGLNSADLIKGLCHPRVKVGNEWVTKGQNVQQVNYSIGALAKSVYEKMFLWMVVRINQSLDTKQPRQYFIGVLDIAGFEIFEFNTFEQLCINYTNEKLQQFFNHHMFVLEQEEYKKEGIVWVFIDFGMDLAACIELIEKPMGIMSILEEECMFPKASDATFKAKLYDNHLGKSPNFQKPRVIKGKPEAHFSLLHYAGTVDYNIGNWLVKNKDPLNETVVGLFQKSSLKLLAVLFAGYSSSDSDGGGKGKGGKKKGSSFQTVSALHRENLNKLMTNLRSTHPHFVRCIIPNETKTPGAMENPLVMHQLRCNGVLEGIRICRKGFPNRIQYGDLKQRYRILNPNAIPEGQFIDNKKGAEKLLGSLDIDHEQYKLGHTKVFFKAGLLGLLEEMRDDRLSLIITGIQARSRGILARLEFQKIVERRDSILVIQWNVRAFMSVKNWPWMKMYFKIKPLLKSAENEKEMANMKEEFTKLKEAYAKSESRKKELEEKMVTLLQEKNDLQLHVQAEQDNLSDAEERCEGLIKSKIQLEAKSKELAERLEDEEEMNAELTAKKRKLEDECSELKKDIDDLELTLAKVEKEKHATENKVKNMTEEMSVLDEIIAKLTKEKKALQEAHQQTLDDLQSEEDKVNSLTKAKTKLEQQVDDLEGSLEQEKKVRMDLERAKRKLEGDLKLTLENLMDLENDKQQLEEKLKKKDFELSQQLSKIEDEQAMGAQLQKKLKELQARIEELEEELEAERAARAKVEKQRADLARELEEISERLEEAGGATSVQIEMNKKREAEFQKMRRDLEESTLQHEATTASLRKKNADSVADLGEQIDNLQRVKQKLEKEKCEFRLELDDVVSNMEQIAKLKTNLEKMCRSLEDQMIEYRTKSEEGQRIINDFTMQKAKLQTENGEFARQLEEKCSLVSQLTRGKQSYTQQIEDLKRQLEEEVKAKNALAHAVQSSRHDCDLLREQYEEEQEAKAELQRSMSKANSEVAQWRTKYETDAIQRTEELEDAKKKLVQRLQDAEEAVEAANAKCSSLEKTKHRLQAEIEDLMVDVERSNAAAAALDKKQRNFDKVLAEWKQKYEESQTELESSQKEARSLSTEIFKLKNSYEESLDHLETIKRENKNLQEEISDMTEQLGEGGKTIHELEKIRKQLEQEKAEIQSALEEAESSLEHEESKILRAQLEFNQVKADIERKLAEKDEELEQAKRNHQRVVDTLQSSLDAETRSRNEALRVKKKMEGDLNEMEIQLSLSNRQAAEAQKQLKATHAHLKDAQLQLDDALRANDDLKENIALVERRNNLLQAELDELRSVVEQTERARKLAEQELLDVSERVQLLRSQNTSLLNQKKKLESDTAQLQNEAEEAVQECRNAEEKAKKAITDAAMMAEELKKEQDTSSHLERMKKNMEQTIKDLQHRLDEAEQIAMKGGKKHIQKLEARVRELENEVDIEQKRNIDSIKGIRKYERRMKELTYQTDEDKKNLSRLQDLVDKLQLKVKSYKRSAEEAEEQANTNLGKLRKLQHEFEEAEERADISESQVNKLRAKSRDTGAKKAHDEE; encoded by the exons ATGTCCTGCGATGCTCTCATGGCAGAGTTTGGGCCCGCCGCTTCGTTTCTGAGGAAGTCCGATATGGAGCGTCTGGAGGCCCAGACTCGAGTCTTTGACATAAAGAGGGAATGTTTTGTGCCCGACCCTGAGGTGGAGTACGTTAAAGCCAAAGTCACCATTAGAGATGGAAACAAAGTCACTGTTGAAACTGAGTTTGGAAAA ACTGTAGTCCACAAGGAGGAAGATATCCACCCTCAGAACCCGCCAAAGTTTGATAAAATCGAGGACATGGCGATGTTCACCTTCCTCCATGAACCTGCTGTGCTGTTTAACCTCAAAGAGCGTTATGCTGCATGGATGATCTAT ACCTACTCTGGGCTGTTCTGTGTGACTGTTAACCCCTACAAGAGGCTGCCAGTGTACGACCAGGCGGTGGTCAATGCCTacagagggaagaagaggagtgaAGCTCCTCCTCACATCTACTCCATCTCTGACAACGCCTACCAGTACATGCTGTCAG ACAGAGAAAACCAGTCTGTCCTTATCAC AGGAGAATCTGGTGCAGGAAAGACTGTGAACACCAAGAGAGTCATCCAGTACTTTGCTAGCATCGCAGCTGTTTCTGGGAAGAAGGATGCTGCTCAGGAGAAAAAG GGCACTCTGGAGGATCAAATCATCCAGGCCAACCCTGCTCTGGAGGCCTTTGGAAATGCGAAGACCATCAGAAATGACAACTCCTCCAGATTT GGTAAATTCATCCGAATCCACTTTGGTGTAAGTGGAAAGTTGTCTTCTGCTGACATTGAGACTT ATCTGCTGGAGAAATCTCGTGTCACTTATCAGCTCAAGGCTGAAAGAGACTATCACATCTTCTACCAGATTCTGTCCCAAAAGAAACCAGAACTGCTGG ATATGCTGCTAATCAGCAACAACCCCTATGACTACCCCTTCATCTCCCAAGGAGAGACAACTGTAGCCTCCATTGATGATGCAGAAGAGCTGATGGCTACTGAT GAAGCTTTTGATGTCCTGGGCTTTACCCAAGAGGAGAAGAACGGCATCTACAAGATGACTGGTGCCGTCATGCATCATGGAAACATGAAGTTCAAGCAGAAGCAGAGGGAAGAGCAGGCAGAGCCTGATGGCACAGAGG atacagataaaATTGCATATCTGATGGGTTTGAACTCTGCGGACCTGATCAAGGGCCTGTGTCACCCAAGAGTGAAAGTAGGCAACGAGTGGGTCACCAAAGGTCAAAATGTGCAGCAG GTGAACTACTCTATTGGTGCACTGGCCAAGTCAGTGTACGAGAAAATGTTCTTGTGGATGGTGGTGAGAATCAACCAATCTCTGGATACAAAGCAACCTCGCCAGTACTTCATTGGTGTGCTGGACATTGCTGGATTTGAGATCTTTGAA TTCAACACATTTGAGCAACTGTGCATCAACTATACTaatgagaagctgcagcagtttTTCAATCACCACATGTTTGTGCTTGAACAAGAAGAGTACAAGAAAGAGGGCATTGTGTGGGTGTTCATTGACTTTGGTATGGACTTGGCAGCCTGCATTGAACTCATTGAGAAG CCCATGGGCATCATGTCCATTCTTGAAGAGGAGTGCATGTTCCCTAAAGCCAGTGATGCAACATTTAAAGCCAAACTGTATGACAACCATCTGGGTAAAAGTCCCAACTTCCAGAAGCCCAGGGTGATTAAGGGGAAACCAGAGGCTCATTTCTCCCTGCTTCACTATGCTGGTACTGTTGATTACAATATTGGTAACTGGCTGGTGAAGAACAAGGACCCACTGAATGAGACCGTGGTTGGACTGTTTCAGAAGTCCAGCCTGAAGTTACTGGCTGTCCTGTTTGCTGGGTATTCTAGTTCAGATTCAG ATGGTGGAGGCAAaggaaagggaggaaagaagaaaggtTCTTCCTTCCAGACTGTATCTGCACTGCACAGG GAGAACTTAAACAAACTGATGACCAATCTTAGGTCAACTCACCCCCACTTTGTACGCTGCATCATCCCCAATGAGACCAAGACTCCCGGGGCGATGGAGAATCCTCTGGTCATGCACCAGCTGCGCTGTAACGGTGTGCTGGAAGGCATCAGGATCTGCAGGAAGGGATTCCCCAACAGGATTCAGTATGGAGACTTAAAACAAAG ATATCGCATTCTAAACCCCAATGCTATCCCTGAAGGACAGTTCATTGATAATAAGAAAGGAGCAGAAAAACTTTTGGGCTCTTTGGATATTGACCATGAGCAGTATAAACTGGGACACACAAAG GTGTTCTTCAAAGCTGGTCTGCTTGGTCTTCTTGAGGAGATGAGAGACGATCGTCTTTCTCTCATCATCACAGGAATTCAAGCGAGATCCAGAGGAATACTCGCCAGACTTGAGTTCCAGAAAATTGTTGAGCGCAG GGATTCCATTCTGGTGATCCAGTGGAATGTGCGAGCCTTTATGAGTGTCAAGAATTGGCCATGGATGAAGATGTACTTCAAGATCAAACCTCTGCTGAAATCTGCTGAGAATGAAAAGGAGATGGCAAACATGAAGGAGGAGTTTACGAAGCTCAAAGAGGCTTATGCTAAATCTGAGTCCCGAAAGAAAGAACTGGAGGAAAAAATGGTCACACTTCTCCAAGAGAAGAACGACCTTCAGCTCCACGTTCAAGCT GAACAAGACAATCTCTCAGATGCTGAGGAGCGCTGTGAGGGTCTGATCAAGAGTAAGATCCAGCTTGAGGCCAAATCCAAAGAGCTGGCAGAAAGActggaagatgaagaggagatgaATGCAGAGCTTACTGCCAAGAAGAGGAAGCTGGAGGACGAGTGTTCAGAACTCAAGAAGGACATCGATGATCTGGAGCTGACTCTGGCTAAAGTGGAAAAGGAAAAGCATGCCACAGAGAACAAG GTTAAAAACATGACTGAAGAGATGTCAGTTTTGGATGAAATCATTGCTAAGTTGaccaaagagaagaaagctCTTCAGGAGGCTCATCAGCAAACGCTGGACGACCTGCAGAGTGAGGAGGACAAAGTCAACTCACTGACCAAGGCCAAAACCAAGCTGGAGCAGCAAGTTGATGAC CTTGAAGGGTCATTGGAGCAAGAGAAGAAAGTGAGGATGGATCTGGAAAGAGCCAAGAGAAAATTGGAAGGGGACTTAAAGTTAACCCTAGAAAATTTGATGGATCTGGAGAATGACAAGCAGCAGTTGGAGGAAAAACTCAAAAA AAAAGACTTTGAACTCAGCCAGCAGCTAAGTAAGATTGAGGATGAACAGGCCATGGGTGCTCAACTCCAGAAGAAACTGAAGGAGTTACAG GCTCGCATTGAAGAACTGGAAGAAGAACTGGAGGCCGAGCGAGCTGCCCGAGCCAAGGTGGAGAAACAGAGGGCGGACTTGgccagagagctggaggagatcaGTGAGAGGCTGGAGGAGGCCGGAGGAGCCACTTCTGTCCAGATAGAAATGAACAAAAAGAGGGAGGCCGAGTTTCAGAAGATGCGCAGAGACCTTGAAGAATCCACTCTACAGCATGAAGCTACGACTGCTTCACTTAGAAAGAAAAACGCAGACAGCGTGGCTGATCTGGGAGAACAGATTGACAACCTGCAAAGAGTCAAACAGAAgctggagaaagaaaagtgcGAGTTTAGACTGGAGCTGGATGATGTGGTGTCCAACATGGAGCAGATTGCCAAACTTAAg ACCAACCTGGAGAAAATGTGCCGCAGTCTGGAGGATCAGATGATTGAATACAGGACGAAATCGGAGGAAGGCCAGCGTATCATCAATGACTTCACAATGCAAAAAGCAAAGCTTCAAACTGAAAATG GTGAGTTTGCgaggcagctggaggagaagtgCTCTTTGGTGTCTCAGCTGACCAGAGGGAAGCAGTCCTACACTCAGCAGATTGAAGACCTCAAGAGACAACTGGAGGAGGAAGTCAAG GCCAAGAATGCACTTGCCCATGCAGTGCAGTCTTCTCGCCATGACTGTGATTTGTTGAGGGAGCAGtatgaggaggagcaggaggccaAAGCTGAGCTTCAACGCAGCATGTCCAAAGCAAACTCTGAGGTGGCTCAGTGGAGAACCAAGTACGAAACTGATGCCATCCAGAGAActgaggagctggaggacgCAAA GAAAAAGCTAGTTCAACGCTTACAGGATGCAGAAGAAGCTGTTGAAGCTGCTAACGCTAAATGTTCCTCCCTGGAGAAAACCAAACACAGGCTTCAGGCTGAGATTGAAGATCTCATGGTGGATGTAGAGAGatctaatgctgctgctgcagctctggacaagaaacaaagaaactttGACAAG GTCCTGGCTGAGTGGAAGCAGAAGTATGAGGAGTCCCAGACTGAGCTGGAAAGTTCCCAGAAAGAAGCTCGTTCTCTCAGCACTGAGATCTTCAAACTGAAGAACTCTTATGAAGAATCTCTGGATCATCTGGAGACCatcaaaagagaaaacaagaatcTCCAAG AGGAAATTTCTGACATGACTGAGCAACTTGGTGAGGGAGGAAAGACCATCCACGAGCTGGAGAAGATCCGCAaacagctggagcaggagaaggCGGAGATACAATCTGCTCTGGAGGAAGCTGAG agtTCCCTCGAGCATGAGGAGAGCAAGATCCTGCGAGCACAGCTTGAGTTCAACCAGGTGAAGGCTGACATTGAGCGGAAGCTGGCTGAGAAGGACGAGGAGTTGGAGCAGGCGAAACGTAACCATCAGAGAGTGGTGGACACTCTGCAGAGCTCGCTGGATGCTGAGACTCGCAGCCGAAACGAGGCTCTCAGGGTGAAAaagaagatggagggagacCTCAATGAGATGGAGATCCAGCTGAGCCTGTCCAACAGGCAGGCAGCAGAGGCTCAGAAGCAGCTCAAGGCCACCCATGCTCACCTGAAG GACGCACAGCTGCAGCTGGATGATGCTCTTCGTGCCAATGATGATCTGAAGGAGAACATTGCCCTTGTGGAGAGACGTAACAACCTGCTGCAGGCTGAACTGGATGAGCTGAGGTCTGTGGTGGAGCAGACTGAGAGAGCTCGTAAACTGGCTGAGCAGGAGCTGCTGGATGTCAGCGAGAGAGTTCAGCTGCTGCGCTCTCAG AACACCAGCCTGCTGaaccagaagaagaagcttgAGAGTGACACAGCTCAGCTTCAGAATGAGGCTGAGGAGGCGGTGCAGGAGTGCAGAAATGCTGAGGAGAAGGCGAAGAAGGCCATTACTGATGCTGCCATGATGGCAGAGGAGCTAAAGAAGGAACAGGACACCAGCTCTCACCTGGAGCGTATGAAGAAAAACATGGAACAAACCATCAAAGACCTGCAGCACCGTCTGGATGAAGCTGAGCAAATAGCCATGAAAGGTGGCAAGAAGCATATCCAGAAACTGGAGGCCAGG GTGAGAGAGCTGGAAAATGAGGTGGATATAGAGCAAAAGAGAAACATTGACTCAATCAAAGGTATCCGGAAGTACGAGAGGCGCATGAAAGAGCTCACCTACCAG ACCGACGAGGACAAAAAGAATCTGAGCCGTTTGCAGGACCTGGTGGATAAACTGCAACTGAAAGTTAAATCCTACAAGCGAAGTGCAGAAGAGGCT GAGGAACAGGCCAATACTAATCTGGGCAAGTTGCGCAAGTTACAGCATGAGTttgaggaagcagaggagagggcTGACATTTCTGAGTCTCAGGTCAACAAGCTGAGAGCAAAGAGCCGTGACACTGGTGCTAAG aaaGCACATGATGAAGAGTGA